AACAGACTGATGAGGTACTCAGCATACTCTTTATCATAATAGGGGCGATAGCGTTCGACTCCTTCAAGTGTTTTTTTAACCGTGTCAGTTTCGTCTGAATAATCTTTGTTATAGTTAAATCCTACTTGCTGCATAATATGTGCATTCTCAAAGGGCTTTTCCTCATTGAGCGTAATCGTACCAGAAGAAGGTTCACAAAAGGAGGCCAATATGGAGAGAAGGGATGTTTTCCCGGCACCATTTCTTCCTAATAAACCATATATTTTCTCCCCACTTAGTTCGCAGGTAACCTGATTAAGTGCGGTATGTGTCGTATATCGTAAACTAACATTGTTGAAGTTAACGTTCATGACCTCTCACGTCCTTTTACTTGTTTAATAAAGTTTATAATGTCATCTTCTTCAAATCCTAATTTATCAGCCTCTTCTACGAGCATGACAACATATTCATCAATAAAAGATTCTTTTCGAGCTTGAATAAGCTTTTCTCTCGCTCCCTCTGCTACAAACATGCCAATTCCTCTCTTCTTGTAAAGAATCCCTTCATCAACTAATTGATTAACCCCTTTTGATACGGTCGCATGATTAATTTTATAAAAATTAACAAGTTGATTGGTTGAAGGGGCTTGCTCTCCTTCTTTAAGTTGATTATTGATTATTTGATCTTCAATTTTCTCCCTTATCGTTAAGTAGATAGGTTTATCTGTTCGCATAGTTATCGCCCACTATTCTTTATTAGTGTTATACACTTAAACGGTTATATAGTTATGTATATAAGTATATGGGTTATTTTGAATTTGTCAAGGATGCTTTTTCTAAATGATACTGACTAAATTAACCTCCTATATAGTATCAAGATCTTTACGGAAGAAATGAGAAGAAGCCATCGCAATCGATGGAAGCAACTTGCCATTTACACTAGGGTACATATGAATGGGACATTTAATTCGAAAGGGGAAATTATGTTAGCAAGAGTTCGTCCTGGGTTGAGCAAAGCTTTCTATGATTTTTCCAAGAAAGAAGAGGATTTGTGATACACGGTTAGAAACAGAAGAAAAACGACGAGTTGGACGGGGGAAAGAAAGAGCTAGACCTTGTACTAGCTCTTGTCAATGTAAACCCTTCTTGCTGGTCTCTCCCAATGAAAAGTGATGGGAGTTATTCTAGTTTTCCTCGGTACTAACACTTTCAACATTACCTAAATTCACAAGTGATGCAAGAATGCCTTGCAGGACACCGAGCAATTGTTGTACCTGATCTTCAGTAAGCTCTGTAGGCGAACTAATTCGTATACAAGGGATTTCCACTTGAAGTTCAATACCTAACAAAACAATGTCGATCGGACATGGAATTCCGAGACACAATATTTCATCACCGGTACAACAACTGTCAGGACACACGTTGTTATTGTTATTTCCCATTTGTCATTCCTCCTTTCAGTCAAGCTAATCCTATCTATATGAGAAAAGTCATTTACAGTTTGTTTTCTTACCTATTTAGCGTTTTTTTGGATGGAAAATCATACAAAAAGGCGCTTGAAAAGAATGAAGGTGTCCACTCTTTCTATAAAACAAAGACATAGACTATGAGTGTTCTTACAAAGATCTATTTTTAACGATCGAGGTTCAGATGAATGACCTTTATCACAGATAAGCACCCGTAAATTTCAAGCTCAAAATAGAGAGGAGAGCTAAAACTCTATTTAGACGCGAGAATAACGGATGCTAATGTCCTATTGAAGGGGCGTTTTATAGCAAGAAAAGGAAGGGGATAAAATGAAATTATATGAGACTACTAGATTAGGAGAAGAGACTAATAAAGGGATGATTGGAATATTGGCAGCACGATCGAACAAAACGCTGAAGAGGAAGTTAAATCGTTTAAATGATTTAGCAGCGTCTTTTATGAGTATTAAGGTGATGGCTTTTTCTTTACAAGGTATTAAAAAACAAGACACGCTGATTAACGGCTATGTGTACAGCTATTCTGAAAAGACGTGGAAACGGTCAATCTCCCCTATGCCACGTGCAGTAATTAATCGGATAGCGTTAACACCTCAGTGGCAGAACTATTTCAAACGAACACTTGGTTCTAATATGATTAACAATATGACGTTTAATAAATGGGAGATGTATGAATGGCTTTCAGTTTCCCCTTACTTCAATCAATTTTTGCCTCTTACTTGGTTAATGAGAGAGCCAACGGATATTATTCACTTTGTAACACGTTATAAACAATGCTATATCAAATCTGTTAATGGCAGTTATGGCAAAGGTATTTTTAAAGTATCAAGGAGTGAAAAGGGCTATAAAATAGAGGATGTGAATTCCCGCAACTTAAAAAAATCGTCGTCTTTATATGTGAATGAACAGGACGTGATGATGTATTTTGCACAACGATGTCAAAATAAACTATTTATACTACAACACGTTATTGACTTATATGTGGCAGACCGTCCTGTTGATTTCAGGCTTATTCTTGTTAAAGATGAATCAGGTCAGTGGCGAGATATAGGGTTGCTAGCTAGAAAAGGGAGAAAGCATGAAATAGTCAGTCATACAGGAGTAGTGAAAAATGGGTATTCAGCGCTACGAAATATTATGACATTAACTCGTGATGAGGCGATGAAA
The genomic region above belongs to Bacillus sp. A301a_S52 and contains:
- a CDS encoding GntR family transcriptional regulator; translated protein: MRTDKPIYLTIREKIEDQIINNQLKEGEQAPSTNQLVNFYKINHATVSKGVNQLVDEGILYKKRGIGMFVAEGAREKLIQARKESFIDEYVVMLVEEADKLGFEEDDIINFIKQVKGRERS
- a CDS encoding YheC/YheD family protein yields the protein MKLYETTRLGEETNKGMIGILAARSNKTLKRKLNRLNDLAASFMSIKVMAFSLQGIKKQDTLINGYVYSYSEKTWKRSISPMPRAVINRIALTPQWQNYFKRTLGSNMINNMTFNKWEMYEWLSVSPYFNQFLPLTWLMREPTDIIHFVTRYKQCYIKSVNGSYGKGIFKVSRSEKGYKIEDVNSRNLKKSSSLYVNEQDVMMYFAQRCQNKLFILQHVIDLYVADRPVDFRLILVKDESGQWRDIGLLARKGRKHEIVSHTGVVKNGYSALRNIMTLTRDEAMKLNQQMSEVGLAVAKEMETFGGRDSNLGNLGIDFGIDKDHRLFVIEINHRNPRHRMAVDAGEWVIYKKANALLAGYATRLALGNEHTIFNKKAKPLIL